One Spinacia oleracea cultivar Varoflay chromosome 4, BTI_SOV_V1, whole genome shotgun sequence DNA segment encodes these proteins:
- the LOC110783709 gene encoding aspartic proteinase 36 isoform X2, which translates to MKINLFATLCTWIVFPGVIFPVSVSGGFPTTLNLHRAIPLNDRVEVSQLRAHDRARHGRALQSINGVVDFPVAGTYNPYRVGLYYTKVQLGSPAQEFNVQIDTGSDVLWVGCSGCTGCPGTTGLQDIQLSEFNPSSSSSASVISCSDKRCKMGAQYADSLCDNSNNCAYQFQYGDGSGTQGYYVADLLHLETIVGDTQSSNNSAKVIFGCSMSQTGDLTKTERAVDGIFGFGQQALSVVTQLSSQGITPAAFSHCLSGDGNGGGIMVIGSIVEPGIVYTPLVPSMPHYNLYLQSIAVNGQKLAIDSSVFTTSTNAGTIIDSGTTLAYLAEEAYDPFVSAISTVVSQSQSVRPLLSRGNTCYLITSSVDDVFPQVNLNFAGGASMVLKPRDYLLEQNSIAGAAVWCMGFQKMDGQGLTILGDLVLKDKVIVYDLANQRIGWVNYDCSQSVNVSTSTGSNSNTYVNTGQLSNSISSMNPSYTKILIVVLVMLASLMYI; encoded by the exons ATGAAGATCAACTTATTCGCAACTTTATGCACCTGGATAGTATTTCCCGGTGTAATTTTTCCGGTGTCGGTTTCCGGCGGTTTTCCGACAACACTGAATCTCCACCGAGCTATCCCTTTGAACGACCGAGTTGAAGTGAGCCAACTCAGAGCTCACGACCGTGCTCGGCACGGCCGTGCGCTGCAGTCCATCAATGGAGTGGTTGATTTCCCTGTTGCCGGCACATATAATCCGTACCGTGTTGG GCTATACTATACAAAGGTTCAACTAGGGTCTCCAGCACAAGAATTCAATGTGCAAATTGATACAGGAAGTGATGTTTTGTGGGTTGGTTGCTCTGGATGCACTGGTTGTCCTGGAACCACCGGGCTTCAA GACATTCAACTTAGTGAGTTCAACCCATCGAGCTCATCGTCTGCATCGGTGATCTCTTGTTCCGATAAACGGTGCAAGATGGGAGCTCAATACGCTGATTCACTCTGTGACAACTCCAACAACTGCGCTTACCAGTTTCAGTACGGTGATGGCAGTGGTACGCAGGGTTATTACGTAGCTGATCTGCTGCATCTAGAAACTATTGTTGGGGATACTCAATCTTCAAACAATTCAGCTAAAGTCATATTTGG CTGTAGTATGTCTCAAACTGGGGACTTGACCAAGACAGAGAGAGCAGTGGATGGGATATTTGGTTTTGGTCAGCAGGCATTGTCTGTTGTCACACAATTGTCATCGCAAGGGATTACACCCGCAGCATTCTCACACTGCTTGAGCGGAGATGGTAATGGTGGAGGAATAATGGTTATTGGGAGTATTGTGGAACCGGGCATAGTCTACACTCCCCTTGTACCATCAAT GCCACACTACAATTTATATCTACAGAGCATAGCTGTCAATGGCCAAAAGCTGGCAATTGATTCTTCGGTGTTCACTACATCTACCAACGCTGGTACGATAATTGATTCAGGAACAACCTTGGCTTATCTTGCTGAAGAAGCTTATGATCCTTTCGTTAGTGCA ATCTCAACCGTTGTTTCTCAGTCTCAGTCTGTTCGACCCTTATTGTCTAGGGGAAACACATGTTACTTGATAACATCCAG TGTGGATGATGTATTCCCTCAAGTTAACTTAAATTTTGCTGGTGGTGCGTCCATGGTTCTCAAACCACGAGATTATCTGCTGGAGCAGAACTCTATC GCAGGAGCTGCAGTTTGGTGTATGGGTTTTCAGAAGATGGATGGGCAGGGGTTGACAATTTTAGGAG ATCTCGTTCTAAAAGATAAAGTCATTGTATATGACTTGGCTAATCAACGGATTGGATGGGTCAATTACGATT GTTCTCAATCCGTAAATGTTTCAACAAGTACCGGCTCAAATTCAAATACATATGTGAACACAGGACAGCTGAGTAACAGCATTTCATCAATGAACCCTTCTTACACAAAAATACTAATCGTCGTGTTGGTAATGCTTGCCTCTCTGATGTATATCTGA
- the LOC110783709 gene encoding aspartic proteinase 36 isoform X1, which translates to MKINLFATLCTWIVFPGVIFPVSVSGGFPTTLNLHRAIPLNDRVEVSQLRAHDRARHGRALQSINGVVDFPVAGTYNPYRVGLYYTKVQLGSPAQEFNVQIDTGSDVLWVGCSGCTGCPGTTGLQDIQLSEFNPSSSSSASVISCSDKRCKMGAQYADSLCDNSNNCAYQFQYGDGSGTQGYYVADLLHLETIVGDTQSSNNSAKVIFGCSMSQTGDLTKTERAVDGIFGFGQQALSVVTQLSSQGITPAAFSHCLSGDGNGGGIMVIGSIVEPGIVYTPLVPSMPHYNLYLQSIAVNGQKLAIDSSVFTTSTNAGTIIDSGTTLAYLAEEAYDPFVSAISTVVSQSQSVRPLLSRGNTCYLITSSVDDVFPQVNLNFAGGASMVLKPRDYLLEQNSIQAGAAVWCMGFQKMDGQGLTILGDLVLKDKVIVYDLANQRIGWVNYDCSQSVNVSTSTGSNSNTYVNTGQLSNSISSMNPSYTKILIVVLVMLASLMYI; encoded by the exons ATGAAGATCAACTTATTCGCAACTTTATGCACCTGGATAGTATTTCCCGGTGTAATTTTTCCGGTGTCGGTTTCCGGCGGTTTTCCGACAACACTGAATCTCCACCGAGCTATCCCTTTGAACGACCGAGTTGAAGTGAGCCAACTCAGAGCTCACGACCGTGCTCGGCACGGCCGTGCGCTGCAGTCCATCAATGGAGTGGTTGATTTCCCTGTTGCCGGCACATATAATCCGTACCGTGTTGG GCTATACTATACAAAGGTTCAACTAGGGTCTCCAGCACAAGAATTCAATGTGCAAATTGATACAGGAAGTGATGTTTTGTGGGTTGGTTGCTCTGGATGCACTGGTTGTCCTGGAACCACCGGGCTTCAA GACATTCAACTTAGTGAGTTCAACCCATCGAGCTCATCGTCTGCATCGGTGATCTCTTGTTCCGATAAACGGTGCAAGATGGGAGCTCAATACGCTGATTCACTCTGTGACAACTCCAACAACTGCGCTTACCAGTTTCAGTACGGTGATGGCAGTGGTACGCAGGGTTATTACGTAGCTGATCTGCTGCATCTAGAAACTATTGTTGGGGATACTCAATCTTCAAACAATTCAGCTAAAGTCATATTTGG CTGTAGTATGTCTCAAACTGGGGACTTGACCAAGACAGAGAGAGCAGTGGATGGGATATTTGGTTTTGGTCAGCAGGCATTGTCTGTTGTCACACAATTGTCATCGCAAGGGATTACACCCGCAGCATTCTCACACTGCTTGAGCGGAGATGGTAATGGTGGAGGAATAATGGTTATTGGGAGTATTGTGGAACCGGGCATAGTCTACACTCCCCTTGTACCATCAAT GCCACACTACAATTTATATCTACAGAGCATAGCTGTCAATGGCCAAAAGCTGGCAATTGATTCTTCGGTGTTCACTACATCTACCAACGCTGGTACGATAATTGATTCAGGAACAACCTTGGCTTATCTTGCTGAAGAAGCTTATGATCCTTTCGTTAGTGCA ATCTCAACCGTTGTTTCTCAGTCTCAGTCTGTTCGACCCTTATTGTCTAGGGGAAACACATGTTACTTGATAACATCCAG TGTGGATGATGTATTCCCTCAAGTTAACTTAAATTTTGCTGGTGGTGCGTCCATGGTTCTCAAACCACGAGATTATCTGCTGGAGCAGAACTCTATC CAGGCAGGAGCTGCAGTTTGGTGTATGGGTTTTCAGAAGATGGATGGGCAGGGGTTGACAATTTTAGGAG ATCTCGTTCTAAAAGATAAAGTCATTGTATATGACTTGGCTAATCAACGGATTGGATGGGTCAATTACGATT GTTCTCAATCCGTAAATGTTTCAACAAGTACCGGCTCAAATTCAAATACATATGTGAACACAGGACAGCTGAGTAACAGCATTTCATCAATGAACCCTTCTTACACAAAAATACTAATCGTCGTGTTGGTAATGCTTGCCTCTCTGATGTATATCTGA